In Nicotiana tabacum cultivar K326 chromosome 11, ASM71507v2, whole genome shotgun sequence, a single window of DNA contains:
- the LOC107794587 gene encoding U-box domain-containing protein 27-like: MRKDDLYITVPSFFRCPISLDVMKSPVSLCTGVTYDRSSIQRWLDSGNNTCPATMQVLQTKDLVPNHTLQRLIRIWSDSVRTQISAAESNRVNSISRDQVLELIKQFVSDFRIHTELEANSDRLSKLLAFSEESPENLRFVASIAVESDFLAILTSFLVHNPKNLKVVEKIVPLWKMLLERSSSASKIAKASDVYPTIINSLKNGSSKLRIEMTKALEFITSTDSEAKSSLSENSDLYSVLVSFSTINSNWNPELMESSISCLISLAMLRRNRVKLVKAGAVKTIGKALSTAELGTGLTDKVLRLLELISTCKEGRVELCNDGDCVQAIVKKVLKVSNEATEHAVTILWSLCCLFRDHKAQESVAKSNGMAKILLLLQSNCSPAVRQMAADLLKVFRVNLKAASCLSTSYDTKTTHIMPF, encoded by the coding sequence ATGCGTAAGGACGATTTGTACATAACGGTGCCGAGTTTCTTCCGGTGTCCGATTTCTCTCGACGTGATGAAATCGCCGGTGAGTTTATGCACCGGCGTTACCTACGACCGGAGTAGCATCCAACGGTGGCTTGACAGCGGCAACAATACTTGTCCGGCCACCATGCAAGTGTTACAAACTAAGGACCTTGTACCTAACCACACTCTCCAACGACTCATCCGGATCTGGTCCGACTCGGTCAGAACTCAGATCTCTGCCGCCGAGTCAAACCGAGTTAACTCAATCAGCCGCGATCAGGTTCTCGAGCTAATCAAACAGTTCGTTAGCGACTTTCGAATTCACACCGAGTTGGAGGCGAACTCGGACCGATTATCGAAACTCTTAGCTTTCTCCGAAGAATCGCCGGAGAATCTCCGATTTGTAGCTTCTATTGCTGTGGAGAGTGATTTCCTCGCGATTCTCACTTCATTTCTCGTTCACAACCCTAAAAACCTTAAAGTAGTTGAGAAAATCGTGCCTCTCTGGAAAATGCTGCTTGAACGAAGCTCTTCCGCGTCAAAAATCGCCAAAGCAAGCGATGTATATCCGACAATAATAAATTCTCTCAAAAACGGAAGCTCAAAGTTGAGAATTGAGATGACGAAAGCTTTAGAGTTCATCACCTCAACGGATTCCGAAGCTAAATCATCCTTATCCGAAAACTCTGATTTATACTCAGTTCTCGTGAGTTTCTCAACGATTAATTCCAATTGGAATCCCGAGTTAATGGAAAGTTCCATTTCATGTTTAATTTCTCTCGCAATGCTACGGAGAAACCGCGTGAAGCTCGTAAAAGCCGGAGCGGTAAAAACGATCGGAAAAGCACTGTCCACGGCGGAGCTGGGAACCGGATTAACCGATAAAGTGTTGAGATTGTTAGAATTAATATCTACGTGTAAAGAAGGGAGAGTAGAACTGTGTAACGACGGAGATTGCGTACAAGCAATAGTGAAGAaagtattgaaagtatcgaacgaAGCAACGGAACATGCGGTAACGATTTTGTGGAGCTTGTGTTGTTTGTTTCGGGATCATAAAGCACAGGAATCGGTGGCGAAGAGCAACGGCATGGCGaagatattgttgttgttgcaaagTAATTGTTCGCCGGCGGTGAGACAAATGGCCGCCGATTTACTTAAAGTGTTTAGGGTGAATTTGAAAGCGGCGTCTTGTCTTTCTACTAGCTATGATACGAAGACTACTCACATCATGCCATTTTGA